TCGACAATAGATTTAGAGATTCTACTTTGAAGGAGTTTATTGATATCCAAAATCGTCTTAAATCAGTTAAAAAGAGATGTGAGGAGGCAGGTTGTTCTATTCTATCAACACGTGATGGGGAAGAAGATTTTTGGGAGGAGGGTGATGTTCTATTCGTTGAAACTTCATCTAGTGCGCCTGATAATCAAAACAAGCACACTGACATGGCATCAACTTCCCATAATACGAGCAGTGATAATCTTGGTTCATACGCTACAGAGTCTAAAAGCTCTAAAACTTCCCATAATACGAGCAGTGATAATCTTGGTTCATACGCTACAGAGTCTAAAAGCTCTAAAACTGATAGCCTACATCATGGCGGAAATGAATCTGAGTCAAACCCTCTGAGGAGTAAACTTTTGACCAATGCTCCTGTGGTAAGTTGGGGTTCTCACTTGGATACTTGGGGTTCAAACAGGGTTTTTATGGCCAACCAGCGGGGCTTGGATCTTGATAGTCACTGGGGTAGGGTAGATGATGATGCAGTTATTCCATCAGATAAAATTGCTGAATTGAGTGTTCCAGCAATGCCTTATGAAGAAAAGCAAATTGAGATCCAACCATGCCATGCTCCTTTGAGAAAAGGGGGACTCTGTCGGAGAAGAGATATGAAAATTTGTCCATTTCACGGACCTATTATTCCTCGAGATGATGAAGGGAGGCCGCTTACTACAAGTCCTTCAGAAGACGTGAATGTTAATGTAAAGACTGATTTAGTAGAGAAGTTAGCAAAACAAGCAGTAAAGAATGTCCGGGAAACTGACAAGGAGGCGGCCAAGAAGAGAGAAATTGATAAACAAGCATTGAAACGTGCAAAACTTGCTAAAATTCGGGAACACAACGAAGCAGTTTTACGGGATGCTGCATTGGCTTCAACTTCAAGCTCAGCTGCCTTTGGAGAAGAAGATGAGGCAACTAAGAGAGACAAGAAAGCAAGTCTCGCATCCATGCTAAGAAAGAAAGTAACATCAAAAGATAGAATAGCTCGGAAGCTTTTGAGTTCACGGGCAAGGTAGCTAGCATTTGTCAATCAAGGATGCTAAATATAGAGGTGCCTTCGCAAATCAACGGTAAACTGGTATGGTTTTGATGGAGCTTGTCTGATCATGAGGCCAATTATTTGAATTGAGAGAGGTGgataagttattttttcttaGGCAGATTACCAGGATAAGTTAATTAGGAGTAGTAGTTTGGTCTGTTtgtgtttcattttttaatttttttaccccACATTTTATGTGAAATCATTTTGTATATATTATGTGCCAGAAGGTTACCAATTCGGCAATTGATGTGGTCCTGTTGGTTGTCAACAATAACTGCTTTGGAAATTGCAACATGTCTTGAATTCATAAAAATTGTCACAGAAATGAATATTGGCATCTGTGATTTGGTATGGCTATTTTGGCTGAGTAAATGAAATTGCAGTAGCAGTAGCACACACACCAGATCCGTGAGGTGTGGAAGGGATCTTAATTTGGAAAGTCTCGTGTGATATTTTAACAGTCTGAAAATGTGTCATAAATGGTTTCCACTATAGAGTCATGGGTGGTAGTTCACCTGTCACTGAAGTTGTTTAAATAGTTGCCGCATGTAGTTATTGCTTCACCCATCAAGACTTTCCTAAGATGCGCTTATTTTATCttaaatttcaaaagatggAGCCTACTCCATCACCTAAATTATATACTCTCTAAAATTGCTGATTATTTTACATTTCTATATACTCATTTTTGCATcttttgttttcctttctttcttATAATGTCTCATCACATCTCTATTATTCTCGTCATAATTACATGTATGTGTAAATGTGTTGCAAAATTTAATTCTAAACGCTCATcgtttaatatattttgaatcACTTGTGGCTTACATTACAAGAGTGAAACTACTTTTTTTGACAAGTAGAGACAGTGTGACACTATTTAGTACATCACTATTTGAGCTAAAACTCCGCAACAAATATTCATGCCTTTGATAATATCTCTAGGCATGGTGAATTTTCCTTGAAGTAAAGTTGATTGTGAATCGTTATTATGATGAATAAACCATACGTATGGAAATCAGATCTCTTATAGTTGATGCTACTCCTGATACAGTTACGCAAATATAACTCTTATTTTCATGAAATCATAATACAATGCAGTGGTGCACACATCATGATTCCTGTTCTATATTATACTGCTGCACAGTGAGAACcataattgaaagaaaaaattgacaatTGTACAATATGAAGACGTTTACCGAAAAAGAAAGGAATATCAggacaaaataat
This genomic interval from Trifolium pratense cultivar HEN17-A07 linkage group LG6, ARS_RC_1.1, whole genome shotgun sequence contains the following:
- the LOC123889566 gene encoding UV-stimulated scaffold protein A homolog isoform X2; translation: MEEEEKQQHGKGSKVRSLIEMATNSTAPDVDPRLLKAIKTVVRYSDSELRLASQTLMDLMKRDHSQVRYLALQIIDEIFMRSKLFRTLIVENMEQLMSLSVGFRRNSPLPAPPSVASVLRSKAIEFLEKWNVSFGVHYRQLRLGYDYLKNTLRLQFPNIQANVERIQQERRERERRSKEILLNKYESLKEKLPSIKGEILSTMGEIDGCLDILHSKQEHESDDILDDEELDDFRSLELQQLRREALNEGEKVYESSENKVVFDALRELYKLLVTKHLVSIQEWVSVLVRVEVVDNRFRDSTLKEFIDIQNRLKSVKKRCEEAGCSILSTRDGEEDFWEEGDVLFVETSSSAPDNQNKHTDMASTSHNTSSDNLGSYATESKSSKTDSLHHGGNESESNPLRSKLLTNAPVVSWGSHLDTWGSNRVFMANQRGLDLDSHWGRVDDDAVIPSDKIAELSVPAMPYEEKQIEIQPCHAPLRKGGLCRRRDMKICPFHGPIIPRDDEGRPLTTSPSEDVNVNVKTDLVEKLAKQAVKNVRETDKEAAKKREIDKQALKRAKLAKIREHNEAVLRDAALASTSSSAAFGEEDEATKRDKKASLASMLRKKVTSKDRIARKLLSSRAR
- the LOC123889566 gene encoding UV-stimulated scaffold protein A homolog isoform X1, whose amino-acid sequence is MEEEEKQQHGKGSKVRSLIEMATNSTAPDVDPRLLKAIKTVVRYSDSELRLASQTLMDLMKRDHSQVRYLALQIIDEIFMRSKLFRTLIVENMEQLMSLSVGFRRNSPLPAPPSVASVLRSKAIEFLEKWNVSFGVHYRQLRLGYDYLKNTLRLQFPNIQANVERIQQERRERERRSKEILLNKYESLKEKLPSIKGEILSTMGEIDGCLDILHSKQEHESDDILDDEELDDFRSLELQQLRREALNEGEKVYESSENKVVFDALRELYKLLVTKHLVSIQEWVSVLVRVEVVDNRFRDSTLKEFIDIQNRLKSVKKRCEEAGCSILSTRDGEEDFWEEGDVLFVETSSSAPDNQNKHTDMASTSHNTSSDNLGSYATESKSSKTSHNTSSDNLGSYATESKSSKTDSLHHGGNESESNPLRSKLLTNAPVVSWGSHLDTWGSNRVFMANQRGLDLDSHWGRVDDDAVIPSDKIAELSVPAMPYEEKQIEIQPCHAPLRKGGLCRRRDMKICPFHGPIIPRDDEGRPLTTSPSEDVNVNVKTDLVEKLAKQAVKNVRETDKEAAKKREIDKQALKRAKLAKIREHNEAVLRDAALASTSSSAAFGEEDEATKRDKKASLASMLRKKVTSKDRIARKLLSSRAR